The Mya arenaria isolate MELC-2E11 chromosome 16, ASM2691426v1 genome includes a window with the following:
- the LOC128221404 gene encoding uncharacterized protein LOC128221404: MRNVCKSAFAEIFDLKLRTIQEHLNENGPVPRVQGNTGRKPHNAIKYDDVKFVVNFLLKTVETDGLPQPAAPRGSDGEAPIYLPSDNTKIGLHKKYQEEADKAGTRKLGITSFEDIWRQCIPRIRLSGPRDDVCQTCELLRNKIVDAVLEQDKLDASSAFLEHVEVARREREVYRETLKEAADEMSSHVRVIGPVPVLSCPELVHVHYTFDYRQNVTIPHQSRQMGPLYFITGRKVHIFGVRIDSTGKQFNYLIDEDQSIGPDVTGTHGPNSVINMLHDCLQQHGFDESRCVIHADNCGGQNKNRYVLAYLSWRIQMGLHEEILLLMQIPGHTRCLVDSGFANIKKLFRRCDVESLAQLAEVVDKSSKSNVPVLYKKTDGSENWAWLEWKSYLQLDFLPVRGIQKYQSFRFCKVDSSTVYVKRTSGEPEARVQLMKRAAVLPQGMPNTVTPAGLTAERRCYLRMHVRQYVRPACSDSTCPEE, from the exons ATGCGAAACGTGTGCAAGTCGGCTTTTGCCGAGATATTCGATCTCAAACTAAGAACAATTCAGGAGCATCTGAACGAAAATGGGCCCGTTCCAAGAGTGCAGGGAAACACCGGGAGAAAGCCCCACAATGCAATTAAATATGACGATGTTAAGTTTGTGGTTAACTTCCTTCTTAAAACTGTAGAAACAGATGGTCTCCCTCAGCCTGCGGCACCGAGGGGCAGCGATGGTGAGGCGCCTATCTATTTACCATCGGACAACACAAAAATTGGccttcataaaaaatatcaggAAGAGGCCGATAAAGCCGGTACAAGAAAATTGGGCATCACCAGCTTCGAAGACATATGGAGGCAATGTATACCACGCATAAGGTTAAGTGGTCCTCGTGACGATGTTTGCCAAACGTGCGAACTACTACGGAATAAAATAGTTGACGCCGTCCTAGAACAGGACAAGTTGGATGCATCATCTGCGTTCCTAGAGCATGTGGAG gtCGCACGTAGGGAAAGAGAGGTGTACAGGGAGACACTAAAAGAAGCCGCAGACGAAATGTCCTCGCACGTCCGGGTCATTGGTCCAGTTCCGGTGCTCAGCTGTCCGGAGCTAGTGCATGTGCACTACACTTTTGACTATAGACAAAATGTTACAATACCACACCAAAGTCGTCAAATGGGACCATTGTATTTCATCACTGGTCGAAAAGTGCACATATTTGGGGTTAGAATCGACAGCACAGGAAAACAGTTCAACTATCTCATTGACGAAGACCAGTCGATTG GGCCGGACGTAACAGGAACGCATGGACCGAATTCAGTTATAAACATGCTGCACGACTGTCTGCAACAGCACGGTTTTGATGAGAGTCGCTGTGTCATCCACGCAGATAATTGTGGAG GACAAAATAAGAACCGGTACGTACTGGCATACCTGAGTTGGAGGATTCAGATGGGGCTGCACGAGGAAATACTGCTACTCATGCAAATACCAGGTCATACAAG GTGCCTGGTAGATAGCGGGTTTGCCAACATAAAAAAACTATTCCGACGGTGCGATGTGGAAAGCCTTGCGCAGCTAGCGGAGGTAGTCGACAAATCTTCAAAAAGCAACGTTCCCGTGCTGTACAAGAAGACAGACGGCTCTGAGAACTGGGCTTG GTTAGAGTGGAAGTCATACCTACAGCTCGATTTTTTGCCGGTTCGAGGTATTCAAAAATATCAATCGTTCCGTTTCTGCAAGGTCGACTCTTCCACAGTTTATGTAAAACGGACATCCGGGGAACCAGAAGCAAGGGTGCAGCTCATGAAACGGGCCGCTGTCCTTCCTCAGGGAATGCCAAACACAGTAACGCCGGCCGGTCTTACTGCAGAAAGACGATGTTACCTAAGGATGCACGTACGCCAGTATGTGCGTCCAGCGTGCAGTGATTCAACGTGTCCTGAAGAATAG